TATAGACATCAAGGAACCAGAGGCAGCAAATCGGTTCATTGTGCTAAAGTGGGGACCTTTCTAGTGTGCATTAATTCTAAATGAAGAAATAGAAGATTGATTACCTAAATTTTAAAAGTAATTATTTTTTCTTAAAAAGAATAATAGAAGTTGGTCATATATATGTTATAATATGTCATATTAATGATATTTAAATTCAAATTCCATTCTCACGAAAATTTTTAAAGGAATGTATTTCTGAAACTCCTTTCAAAGCATCTAAAGTCTCGAAACCTTCCTATGGATGGAGAGTAATTATAGCTGCAAAAGATCTAGTAACTAAAGAACTTCGACGCACAATCGGAACAGGAGAACATACACTCATACCCGTGGCTACCAGATAGGATCACAAGACCACCTATTATGCCACAAGTCTATGATCCTAATATGAAAGTCTCTGATCTGATCGATCCAGTGAAGAAGGATTGGGATTCTACTAAAATCAAGGGCTTTCTAGACCCACACAACATTCCAATGGTGCAAAGTCTACACCTCAGTAGAAACCTCATTCATGATGGATACTGTTGGAACTTATCGATATCAGGCAAATACTCGGTCAAATCGGTATACATGCTTGCAAGATCAAAAAATAATAATAGCAAATCTGATTTCCTTAATCAGCTACTGTCCATTAATCCCTTAAAAGAATGGAAAGTTATAACTTGTAATAAACTCAGCCATTTTCTATGGCAAATTATGTTTGGAGCAATGGCTATAAACGAAAGACTTATCAAGAGACACATTGGGAATGACCCGAGTTGCCCAAGTGGGTGTGCAAAAGAAACAATTAACCACACGATCTTTACATGTCCTCCCGCAATGCAATGTTGGGTCTTATCTACTATTCCATATGCTCCAAGGATTTTTGCTTCACCAAATCTACACACTAATATGGATTACCTTCTTTCAAGGACCCATAGTGAAAAAATTATAGAGGAATCAACCCGAGATTTTTCTTGGCTTATATGATATATCTGGAAAGCGCCTAATGAGAAACTTTTTAATGGTTGGGACTTCTAACCTTTGGACACAACAGACCTCTCTGTTTGATAATGCAATGCTTGGCATAGTGTCAATCAAGAAGAAGATCAGGGTGACCCCGTCATTTAATGCCTACCAGGGAACCGTACATAGTTTACCTACATTCACCTGCCGAGTGGATGGATCATGGAAACATGATGGAACCACAAGTGGAGTGAGATGGATCATCCAATTACAAGATGGATCAATTGATCTCGTCGGCCTCCAAGGTTGCCACATTGGATTGATACATGCAATTCGACTTTTGGAATACATACTTAGATTTATCTTCGTATTCTCAAAGATATTTAAATACAACTACCTGTAATTATAATGAATTTGAATAAGTTTCATGTTGCAGTTTTTCTATAATCTACGGATAAATACGATAGACAATTCATGCATCATATCTATAACCAAGGTAATTTAGTAGTAAAGATTTGGTCCATGACACAGATCCGTCTGTCCTAGGTTCACTTTTTATATAAAGATTTGGTCCATGACACAGATCCGTCTGTCCTAGGTTCACTTTTTATATAAAGATTTGGTCCATGACACAGATCCGTCTGTCCTAGGTTCACTTTTTATATAAAGATTTGGTCCATGACACAGATCCGTCTGTCCTAGGTTCACTTTTTATATGAAATAAAGTTAATCTTATTTTGCCGGTCTCTGTTAATATTTCGGTCCAGATAGTTTATATTGTTATGATAACATATGATTTAACTGTCTATAGCATTAGTCGGAAACTATACTAAACTCGGATAATACAATATAATATGTAGTCAACTATGTAGTGTTAAGTGCATTTTACAGAAAACTGCGACATGACATATAAAAATACATCATATCTGTGATAGATAAAACTCCTAGACGATGCATCTTTTATAAAAAAAAAGTAACTTCGCATCCAAAACTATATTTTTTGAATATATATAAAACTCCGGAATGTAAAACTTTTAAACCTTAACCACAAGATCGTGGAAGTTCCACTAAACAAATACCTATAGTATTCAAATATATATTTTTGTTAACTTTAGTTTTAAAATATTGATCCTCAACTATACATAGCATATTATATCAATAAGAAAGTATCGATTAAATAATTAACTACATTATACATAGTGGATTTAAATTATTAGTAAACAAGATCCAACTTTATAATATTTTTTTCTTTCTCACTTTACTAGCACCTCAACTGAATTTCTTATTTTAGAATGTCTCTAACAATGTACATTTCTATATTTTTTCTAAAATAAAAATTTCTATTATATATGTAGATTTACTCTAATGTATGACTATATAATAAAGTTTTTATATATATTTTAGACGAAAATAATGTATAGAGAAATGCTATGGAGATAAAAATAACATTTTTCTATATTTTCTACTAAAAAGATAATCACTCAATTAGAGAAAATTCAACTATAATAGAATTTTTATATTTTAAGAAAAATTAAAAATTAAGGTGGGTTGTAGTCTTGTAGATAGTCTTAATTGTCGAGTCACGCGTATATTCGACAAAAAGGAATTTCCTCCCGATTAAAGATTTTATCATTAAGGCATGTATCCCCTATATATTATTTGTGAAACATTACAATTTTTTTTTGTAGCCACGTGTCATCACTATGATGATTCTTAGAATTATTAGAGAAATATGTTGGTCCATCTAATTATATAATAAGCTTTTTATTAAACTAACCATAAATTCATTATTAATGTCATTTATTATTTCCTTAAATAAAGATTACAGAATTGCCTAATGTGATTAAAGTATATATATGACAATTAATGATTTTGAATAATAAAGATCTGATAAAAAAATAATGTATCTTCTATCAAATTTGTTTAATTTTTAACTATTAAAATAATTTAAAAAATCACAATAACCATATTATAAGAAATTTTGATTTTTCTTTATATGTTATATTTTGATAAAAATGACTATAAATTACTAAAAGTGTTAAAAGTCTAACATTCAAATTTTGCGATCCATGGTTTAAAATTTTTGTTAAGACAAAATCATATAAATAAAAGTCTAATTTAATTAATCATTAAGATTTAAAATATATATGTATATATATCATTCTAAATTAAACTATAAACCATATTGAATAAATAAATATTTTAATTTCAAAATTTACTTTGAATAAATTTTTTTGATAAAAGTTTTGAACTAACATTGATAATTTTTTTTTGATCAAAAAAACATATGAGTAAAAAACATCATTTAATAGACAATAATATTAAAATATACTATGTATGTTAATATCATTTAAATTTAATTATATATCCTATCAATTTTATTAAAAAATTGTTTGGATTAATAAAATTGATTTATACGTTCGCACCAATTTAATTATATATATAGTAATTACTGATTTTTAATTATTCAATATATATTTATTATTTTATAATATATAAGAACATATAATACATAAAATAATTTTTATATATAATGTTTATTCCGCGCAAGGCGCGGGTTTTAATCTAGTATTTTAGTAAATGCCCATAGGTTCTGACATCTGAGAGATAGAACTTGCTAATGGAGAAGGTTAAGCAATGAAGATGTTTAGAACATAAAATGGTCTCAACCAGATAGACGAACTTGGTAACTACGCTATCTTACAAAATATTATTTCTTTCACATTTTGATGCTATTCTAGAACACATTATTTTCAGGAACTTTGTCATATAAAAACTTGCAAAGTCGCTTCTAGAGAAGAAAAATCAAGAGGTCTCCAAGTAACAAGGTGTTGCAGAAGATTCAGCTTCATCTAGGTCAACATCTCCACAAGTAGAAATAATCGTTGCAAATATATAATCACCAACTTCAAATCTTTCTGCATCCATTCTATACGTTAGCTTCAATTCTTTCCCTGCAAAACCCATTCCTTGCCTAACCCATATTATCATGGCCTTCCATGAAACCAAGTTCTTCTAAGGCATACTGTCAAATACTCGAAAAGCTTCAGAGACAAATCCACATTTTGCATACATATGAATCAAAGCACTTCCCACAAAGACATTTGACATTCTTCTCTCCAATGGAATGGATCGATCTCCCGATGAGAAGAGCTTCTGAATTAGCAATAGCGTCCTCACCAAAAACCTTCTCGAGCGTGTTTCTATTGCTCACTCCATCAAACACTTTTCTGCAATCTGATATCTCCCCACACTTAGCATACATGTCCATCAACGAAGTTCCTACGAAAACATCCTTCTTAATCATCTTCTTAACCACCAAGCTGTGTACATGCCTCCCAGATCTTAACGCTTTCTCTTCACTCAAAGCCTTCAAGATACTACCCTCCGTAAACTCATTAGGCAAGAACCCATGATCCAACATTTCGATAAACATAACCATAGCTTTATTACCATGCCTTTTCTCGAACAAGCAGATATAACAGCTGTCCAAGATATCACATATTTCTCCTCCATCATATCAAAAGCTCGTAACGCACTCATCAAGTCAACTCACTACATTGCGCGTAATAAGTAACAAACAATGAGATTCTCAACTCTAACTTTCACCATACTACCATGTACCTGTCTCCCTAACTCAAACTGATATATCTCCTCCTGCACAAATTCAACAAACAAACAATCCTCTCGTTAGTGAAACGGATCCCATGCTTCAAACAGAGAGAAAGCCTCATCTTCAAAACCGTGTTTCTCTCAGGCACACTGTCGAACACTTTACGTGCATAAACCAAATCACCAATTCTCACACAACTAGTCAAATTATTACCGAAGTTGATCGTCTAAACACTTAAACGCCATCGCGTGAATCCTTTTAATAGAGTCGCATGCCGTTTGAAGACTGTAGCCAATTCGCGAGCAGAGAAGACGAACTCGATGAACCGTAATGATTCACGTACTCTTTCGGGAAACACTAAACCGGTGAAACCCAAATCGAAAGATGATCTCTTTCTGGAAGATAGTCGAAACCCATGTACTCTTCGGTTCCTCTGTTCATCTCGCTTCGGTCTGGAATCGGTGATTGGCGATAAAGTCAGTAACTTCAAGCTTTGCGTCGCCGGAATCTCTGGAATACGAAGGTCCGGTTGAATTGACGTTTACAAGAATATAATCGGAGAAAAAAATCTCTCTAATTTAAAAGTTATTTTAATTAATAATCTGATCATGGTAATTGGTAATAATGACGACAACAAGTAATAATAATAATATCTCGGTCGGTTTCAATTTCGAAAACGAGAGACAAATATACACACACGCCTGAAACACGAATTGTAAATAAAATTACAGCCAATCATAATTAAGCATGTGTCTCACCACTCACCACTTTCCTCTCTTCTTTCAAACACAACTCTCTCACCCCGAAACCCTTACACGATCTCACAAAACGTGTCTCTCTTTACTCTTAACTTCAATCTTCTATCATCAATTTTCTCTGATACAGTTTTTTCATGCAAATTCATATCTTAGCTTTATTTATTGTCACTTCGGTTTCTGATCTTGTGAAGTTAATAGAGTGAATTGTAAAAGCTTCAATCTTTAGAGAAACCCAAAAGCTTTTTTTTTTTCGTTTTGCTGAGAATGAGAAGTTAAAACGAGCTCAAGTTGGGGATATTCGTTTCTTCTCCTGTCGCTTCCTCTTCCTTGTCCAAAAGGTTTTTATTTATTCCGTTAGAATAAAAAGAAAACTCTTTTTGAGAAGATTAAAAAGCTTCAATCTTTAGAGAAACCTCCCAAAAAAAAAGGAGAAAGGAACCCAAAGAAGTCAATCCAAATTCATGAAACAGGTGAATAAAAGCTTCTCAATTTTTTTCTTTCGTCTTCATATTATATCTCCGATTACTGTGTGTTTATGGTTGGTCCATCGTTGTCAATGAAGAAGATGAATTAAAATAAAATAAATCAGGTGGTTGCGTCTCATTTCTTCTCTTGCTTAATTTAAGGAATTACTAGCTATCGTTTCTTCTTATGGGTTTATGTATGTGTATACATTTGGAAATATATAAAAGGAACAATATATTTTAAAAAATCTCTGTATTATATCTTACCTTTTCCAGAATGAATCAGTTTCTTATAGTCCAGATATTGTGAATAGCTTATATAACCTGATTTAGTGTTCTGATATGTATTTGATTTAAAAGCCTCTTTTCTCTCTATGCTCTGCTATTTGTTTTTTTTCTTCTCTGAGAGGGTCCCTTATAATCATCAATTCTCTAAATTGCAATGCTAAAATTGCAGGGTTCGATGAATAGATCATGTCTATGTAGTATCTTAATCACTACTTCTCTCATCTGTGGTGTTTACTTCATTGGCAATGCTTACATCCATCAACAATTTAAAGTGGTACAAACATTCTCTCTCTCTCTTTGTATACTATGTTCTATGCTGCCATGTGAAGAAAATGAAATTGTTGAAAAAATTCTGGTTTTGACTAGAGAAGAGTACTCTGATTTTGATTTACAAGATTTTTTTAATGTAAAAAATTGCAGAAATTGCTAAGATGGGAAATAACTGATAAGATGCATAACATTACTGATAAGATGCATAATGTCACTCATAAGATGCAGAAGGCAACAACATCCGGTACATGCAAGGTTTGTTTTCTAACTTTATTTTGAGTTTCTTATGTTAGATTATGTGATATCAAAAGTTTATGATTAATATTTTTCATTAGAATCTCAATAAGCCAATGGGAACTGAATCATTACCGCAAGGAATTATCGCCAAAACATCAAACCTGGAAACTCAACATCTATGGAACTACGATGACAATGAAAAGGTTGTTCAAGTTAATTTTGTAACAATTTTCACACCTTCTTATTATTATTATTATTATTATTTTTGTAGCTTACTCTTTTGTTGTTGTGTTCCTTTTCTCTGTTTATTTTCAGGGGAATCCGAACCACCGTGGAATGAGCTTGTTAGCTATGGCTGTTGGAATCAAGCAAAAGGAGCTAGTCAACAAACTCATCCAAAAGGTTTTGGCTTTGTCTTTTTTCTTATCATAGTCTTTGTCTTGTGTTGTCAATGAATGATACATATATATTGCTATGAACTTTCAGTTTCCTCCTCGAGATTTTGTGGTCATGCTATTTCACTACGATGGTGTTGTCGACGATTGGAAACAGTATCCATGGAATGAGCATGCTATTCACGTTTCCGTGATGAACCAAACAAAATGGTTTGTTTTATTTATTTTTACAACTTTCATATATATTAAATTAATAATAATAGGAATGATGTTAATGACATGTCACAGGTGGTTCGCTAAGCGGTTCTTGCATCCTGATATAGTTACTGAGTATGAGTATATTTTTCTTTGGGACGAAGATCTTGGTGTCTCTCATTTCAATCCTAAACGGTAATATCCATAGTTTTTTATTTTATTTGATCTCTTAACGTTTATTTAATTTAACATGATGAACTCTTTTTTTTTTTTTTCAGATACTTATCTATTGTCAAAGAAGAAGGTCTTCACATATCGCAACCAGCTCTCGACACTACAAACTCAGAGGTGCATCATCCTATCACCGCTCGTCGCAAGAACTTAAAATTTCATAGGAGGATGTATAAAAACAAAGGTAGCGGAAGATGTGATGACCATAGCTCCAATCCTCCCTGCATAGGGTAAAATGTTCTTCATAAATGTTATGGTTAATCTCTTTCACTTAATTGCGGTTTATAACATGTTAACTTGGATTAATATGCAGGTGGGTAGAAATGATGGCACCTGTTTTCTCCAGAGAAGCATGGAGATGTTCTTGGTATATGATTCAGGTAACATTTTGGTTCGGTTTATTTTGGTATATATAACTCAAGGTTTTAATGCTTTCGGTTTTTGATGTAGAATGATTTGATACATGCTTGGGGGTTGGATATGCAGCTTGGTTACTGTGCTCAAGTTAGTTCCTACTTTCTTAACCGGTTTTAATAACCCCTTACTTCCTCGGTTCTTGTTTTAACTTATTCTTGGTTTTGGATAGGGTGATAGGAAGAAAAACGTAGGTGTAGTTGATGCAGAGTACATAGTTCATTATGGTCTTCCCACTCTTGGTGTGGTTGACGCCACTTCAAGCTCTTCTCAGAATGAGACGAACCCGAAATCACCGGTACGAGTTTCTTCAAGTATTTGTATATGTTTTTTTTAAAGCATAAATGTTTTTTCTTAATGAATCTTAAATTCTTAGGGGAAGGTTTCAGAGGAATCAACAGAGTCTCATGAAGTGGATAATAGACCAGAAGTGAGGATGAAATCGTTTTTAGAGATGAAGAGATTCAAGGAACGTTGGAAGAAAGCTGTGAATGATGATACATGTTGGGCTGATCCGTATTGAAACTCAATAGGGGTAAATCAACGGAACCAAACCGGGTTAACTTTACGAATTATATTTTTTTTTGTGAAATTGTTGTTGTCGAGTATGTTTTGTGCTCTTTACTATTGTTTTGGGAGTACATAAATTCTGTTTTGCTGGGGGGAAATAGTGTACTTTGTAGACCACATAGTAGATTTTTTTTTTTTTGATAATATTATATTAAATTATATTTGTTCCTAGACCATATTCGTTTGCATGTTACATCGAGGCAATTTGTTCGTTTTGTTGATGCAACGATCGCAAATGTTATTTTTATATCGTTAAAAAGTTAGCGACTTAACATAAAAATTCAATGCGATTGAAAACTGTGAGTCACTAGTCGAATAATTTGGTTAAAGGTCTCGCAGCAACATCTGAATTAACATTGTCTCAAGTGTGGTTGGTGGTTCGCTTTTTCTGTGATTTTTCATTATCTTTGTTAATCGGTTTGTGTTTTGAGAGTGATCACTCCACTTCATCTTACTTTTGAAAAGGAGTTTCCCAATCTCACGTTCTTACTTGCCTAGTAGACATGTGTTTAATACTTTTGTTTGGGTTTCCTTTGTACTTTACTGTGAAGATTAGTTACTTGTGTTTCCGCTTGCTTTGTACTTTGAAGATTAGTTACTTGGATTCTTTTAGTCCTCTTATTGGCATTATGTGTCTTTCCTCCGGAACATAGGTTATCTTCAGTTGTAAGTTTTTCCTCTTTAAGTTGAACAACTAGATAAAAAAAACTTGTGGACCTTATTCTTCATGTTTCTAGTGAAAGGAGTATTCGAGTGGTCCGGTGAATAATCTCCTAAACTATATTTGCGAAGTAATTTTGCCACATGTCATCTATACAATCAATTTCCCAAAACAAATATGACATGGCTAATGAAATTGATGACATGACTTGCAAAAAAATATGACATGGATAATTTCATTTAATGTTGATTTATATTTTTGGCAAACTTATTAGAATATGGTAATAATTCATATATTTAATATTGATATTTCTTTTTGGCAAACTTTTTATAAATATGGTAATAGCTCATACATCATCTATAAAATAAATATATTCATATATAACATTTCAAGTTTCGAAATATTATTATTTTTGTATAATTATTCAATTTGTATTACTAAAACTTTCAAAAAAAATTACAATTTTTTTTAAAAAAAAATTAAATATCTAATCGTAAGATCATTAGTTTCTTATATATCTACAAATTGAGTTCTTAGTTTTTTTTATTATTATTTTCAGATTAAAAGACATTGTTAAGATACAATAGCAAATGTGTACATTATTGTTGGGACTCTTGCTACTGATTCTCGTCTCTCCATCATCTGCTTCTCTGGTATCTCCATTCTCTTCTCTTTCTCCAACATTAGCTGCAGATGCAAAGCCATAGATAGAATCAGTAACCGGTGA
This sequence is a window from Brassica oleracea var. oleracea cultivar TO1000 chromosome C1, BOL, whole genome shotgun sequence. Protein-coding genes within it:
- the LOC106330285 gene encoding LOW QUALITY PROTEIN: pentatricopeptide repeat-containing protein At4g18520 (The sequence of the model RefSeq protein was modified relative to this genomic sequence to represent the inferred CDS: inserted 5 bases in 3 codons; deleted 6 bases in 4 codons; substituted 1 base at 1 genomic stop codon) gives rise to the protein TSIQPDLRIPEIPATQSLKLLTLSPITDSRPKRDEQRNRRVHGFRLSSRKRSSFDLGFTGLVFPKEYVNHYGSSSSSSLLANWLQSSNGMRLIKRIHAMAFKCLDDQXFGNNLTSCVRIGDLVYARKVFDSVPERNTVLKMRLSLCLKHGIRFTNERIVCLLNLCRRRYQFELGRQVHGSMVKVRVENLIVXVTYYAQCSELTXSALRAFDMMEEKYVISWTAVISACSRKXHGNKAMVMFIEMLDHGFLPNEFTEGSILKALSEEKALRSGRHVHSLVVKKMIKKDVFVGTSLMDMYAKCGEISDCRKVFDGVSNRNTLEKVFGEDAIANSEALLIGRSIHSIGEKNVKCLCGKCFDSYVCKMWICL
- the LOC106322967 gene encoding uncharacterized protein LOC106322967 isoform X1, which codes for MKQGSMNRSCLCSILITTSLICGVYFIGNAYIHQQFKVKLLRWEITDKMHNITDKMHNVTHKMQKATTSGTCKNLNKPMGTESLPQGIIAKTSNLETQHLWNYDDNEKGNPNHRGMSLLAMAVGIKQKELVNKLIQKFPPRDFVVMLFHYDGVVDDWKQYPWNEHAIHVSVMNQTKWWFAKRFLHPDIVTEYEYIFLWDEDLGVSHFNPKRYLSIVKEEGLHISQPALDTTNSEVHHPITARRKNLKFHRRMYKNKGSGRCDDHSSNPPCIGWVEMMAPVFSREAWRCSWYMIQNDLIHAWGLDMQLGYCAQGDRKKNVGVVDAEYIVHYGLPTLGVVDATSSSSQNETNPKSPGKVSEESTESHEVDNRPEVRMKSFLEMKRFKERWKKAVNDDTCWADPY
- the LOC106322967 gene encoding uncharacterized protein LOC106322967 isoform X2; its protein translation is MKQGSMNRSCLCSILITTSLICGVYFIGNAYIHQQFKVKLLRWEITDKMHNITDKMHNVTHKMQKATTSGTCKNLNKPMGTESLPQGIIAKTSNLETQHLWNYDDNEKGNPNHRGMSLLAMAVGIKQKELVNKLIQKFPPRDFVVMLFHYDGVVDDWKQYPWNEHAIHVSVMNQTKWWFAKRFLHPDIVTEYEYIFLWDEDLGVSHFNPKRYLSIVKEEGLHISQPALDTTNSEVHHPITARRKNLKFHRRMYKNKGSGRCDDHSSNPPCIGWVEMMAPVFSREAWRCSWYMIQNDLIHAWGLDMQLGYCAQGDRKKNVGVVDAEYIVHYGLPTLGVVDATSSSSQNETNPKSPVSEESTESHEVDNRPEVRMKSFLEMKRFKERWKKAVNDDTCWADPY